A segment of the Pseudomonas serboccidentalis genome:
GCCGGCATGGAACACGTTGGCGACGCGCAAGCCGTATTCGGCGCCGAGGCGGGCGATGCCTTGCAGTACGCCGGGCAATTCGCGGCGCGGGATGGTGCCGTCCATGCAGTAGTAATCCGGTGACAGGCGGCCGATGGCCGGAAAGGCGTTTTTGCGCCCGGCCCAGAAACGCACGCGCTCGGCTTCGTCACGGGCCTGACGCACCTCGCTGGCGCCTGCCTGGAGCATGACCTCGCGGACCCGCAGGCAATCATCGTGGACATCGGCTTCGACGCCATCAAGTTCGCACAACAGGATCGCCTCGGCATCGACCGGGTAACCGGCGTGAATGAAATCTTCGGCGGCGCGGATCGCCAGGTTGTCCATCATCTCCAGGCCGCCGGGGATGATGCCTGCAGCGATGATGTCGGCCACGGCGCGGCCAGCCTTTTCCACTGAGTCGAAACTGGCCAGCAAGACCTTGGCGACTTGCGGCTTGGGCAGCAGTTTGACCGTGACTTCGGTGATGATCCCCAACAAACCTTCGGAGCCGGTGAACAGCGCCAGCAAATCAAAACCCGGCGCATCGAGGGCGTCGCTGCCCAGTGTCAGGCGTTCGCCTTCGATGCTCAGCACTTCGATCTTCAGCAGGTTGTGTACGGTCAGGCCGTACTTGAGGCAATGCACGCCCCCGGCGTTTTCCGCGACGTTGCCGCCGATCGAGCAAGCGATCTGCGACGAAGGATCCGGTGCGTAATACAGGCCGAACGGTGCGGCGGCCTGGGAAATCGCCAGATTGCGCACCCCGGGCTGAACCCGCGCGGTGCGGGCCGCCGGGTCGATGTGCAGGATGTTGTTGAACCGCGCCATCACCAGCAGGAGGCCTTTTTCCAGCGGCAGCGCGCCGCCCGACAGCCCGGTGCCTGCCCCTCGGGCAACCACCGGCACGCTGTGTTGATGGCAGAGTTTGAGCAGGGTCTGCACTTGGTCGAGTCGCCGGGGCAGCGCCACTAGCATTGGCGTGGTGCGATAGGCCGACAGCCCGTCGCACTCGTAAGGCTTGAGCTCGTCTTCGCGCCAGAGAATGTCGAGATCGGGCACGGCGTGCTGCAAGGCCTTGAGCAGCTCGGCCTTGTTCACCTCCGGTAACGGGCCGTCGAGGCGCTCGTCGTAGAGAATGTTCATTGCGACCCCATCTCACTTGGCGGATGACCTCCTCGCCACAATAAGTTTGTTCTCCGCGGGCTCAGCATGGGTCCAGGTCATCGCTGGTTCCCCAGAAACTCCCGATACAACCGCGCCGTGTTGGTCGGTTGTTCGACCATCGGCATGTGCCCGACGCCGTCCCACACGTCGACCCGCAGGTTGGCGATGCCCTTGCTCCAGATCGGCACGCTGCTGACGTCGATCAAGCGGTCCTTGCGTCCCCACAACAGCAGCGCCGGGCATTTGATCTCGGCCAGTTTCGGCTCCATTGGCGGGCTGGCGCGAAAATCACGGAAGATCTCTTCCAGTTCGTCGCGCTGGCGTTCGTAACGCTGGGCGATGGCGTCCAGGATCAACTTGGGCACCCACGGTGGCGAGGCCATGGTCATGGCATACAACTGGCGGAATTCTTCCCGGGAATTGATCAGAAACGGGTTATGCCCGCGGGCCAGATGGCGCTCCATGTCGCTGGCCTCCGGTGCGGTGACGCCGGCCGGGTCGATCAGCGCTACCGAGGCAATCCGGTCCGGGTAGGTCGCCGCCAGCCACGCCGCGATGTAGCCGCCCATCGAGTTGCCTATCACGTGGACTTTCTCCACGCCGCACACGTCGAGCAGTTGGATCATGCGTTTGGCCTGCAGTGGAATGTCGTAGCCGCCACCGGCCTTGAAGCCGGTTTCACCGTGACCGGCGATGTCCGGAATGATCACCCGGTACTGGCGGACAAAATGCCGGGCGAAGCGCAGCCACAGGTTCTTGTCGGCGCTGTAGCCGTGCAGCATGAGGATCGCGCTCGCCGCTTCATAGGGGCCGCCTTGCCACGTCGATACGCTCATTTCGGCGATTGGCACCTCGATTTTGTGCAATTTATACAGCTTGGCTTCGAGGGCCATGCTCAGGTCGTACAGCCAATGGCCGACCGCCGGGTAACTCAACCAGCTCCAGGCCACGAAAACCGCGAGAGCGACAAACAGCAAAAGCATCGACGTCTTCCTTTTACGTGTTCAGGACAGAATGTGGTCAGCCGGTTTCAGCGCCCGGGTCAACCGGTAGTAGCTGAAACTGAAACCCGGAAAAATCGCGATCACATGACCGCTCTTGCTTTGATACCAACTGTGACAGCCGCCGGACTTCCATACCGTGCGTTCCATCTCACGGTGGATCATTGCAGTGTAGGTACGTTCCGCTTCGGGACGCACTTCAATGCTGCGCAGGCCTTTGGCCTGGAGGGTGTGGATGCAGTCGAGGATGTAATTCATCTGAGATTCGATGATGAACAGCGCCGAAGTGTGGCCAATGCCGGTGTTCGGCCCGGTGACGATAAACAGGTTGGGAAACTCCGGGAGGCTGGTGCCCAGGTAGGCGCGCGGGTACTGCGCCCAGACGTCCTTGAGCTGCACGCCATGCTTGCCGGTCACCGGATAGGACACCACGCCGTCGGTGGCGTCGTAGCCGGTCGACCAGACAATCAGGTCGACTTCGATGTGCTGGCCGTCCGTGGTGGTGATCCCGGTTTCGTCGAGCGCGGCGATGCCTTGTTCGCGGCTGTGCAGGGTGACGTTGGGCCGGGTCAGCGCCGGGTAGTAGGTGCTGGAAAGCAGGATGCGCTTGCAGCCGATGGTGAAGTCCGGGGTGAGTTTTTCGCGCAACAGCGGATCCGGCACCTGTTGCTTGAGAAAGCGCAACGCCTGGCGCTGGACCAGGTGAATCGCCGGTTTTGAATATTTGAACGCGATCACCCGGGTTTCGAATTGCCAGTAGAGCAACCAGCGCAGCAGCTTGTACGCCGGTTTCAAACCCAGCAGCCAGCGCTGAAAGCGCCCGAACGTGCGATCAGCCCGCGGCAACACCCAATGCGGTGTGCGCTGGAACACATGCAGTTGCTCGACCTCGGGCGCAATCGCTGGAATCACCTGCGCGGCACTGGCGCCGCTGCCGACGATGGCCACGCGTTTACCCCGGTAGTCGTAGCTGTGATCCCAATTGTTGGTATGAAACGTCTTGCCCTGAAAGCGATCCAGGCCGGGGAAGGGTGGGATCACCGGTTGGCTCAGCGGGCCGCTGGCGTTGATCACGAACTGCGCATAGAAGACGCCACGGTTGGTCTGCACTGCCCAGCGCTTTTCGGCCTCTTCCCATTCAATGCGCTCTACATTGGTCTGCAGCTCCACACGTTCGCGCAGGCCAAAATGCTCGATAACGTATTGGGTGTATTGGTGCAGTTCGGCCTGGGCGGCAAACATCTGCGTCCAGCGGTACGGCGCGAAGGACAGCGAATACAACGGCGAGGGCACATCTACCGCCGCGCCGGGATAGGTGTTCTGGCACCAGGTGCCGCCGAAAAAGTCGCGGCGTTCCAGCAGGCGAAAATCGTCGATCCCGGCCTTGAGCAAATTGACCGCCGCACATTGGCCGCCAAAACCGCTGCCGATGATCAACACTCGGTAGGTCTGCATGGGCCTCCTTCTTATAGTCGTTTTTCCGTTTTCTTCCTTTCAGGTATAGCTAAATATTTGCACTGTGCGCGGCGGCGATGGCCCGGTATTCAGCGGCTGGTCGGTGATGGCTATTTAACGGCTGGCTGTTAGACTTCCAGCACATCGGTCTGACGATGTGCGCAGGTTCCGTTGAGTGGTCGAGGCCCTTATGCGAAACAAGGGAGGAAAGGGACTTTCACTGGCCAGGAGGCTTTATACATCGCGAACCCTCGGGCTGGTGCTGGGGCTGTTGTGCGTGAGTGCGGCGATGTACCCGCTCGACCCGCCGCTGTGGGTCTGGGCGCTGATGCTGTTCAATGGCCTGCTCTGGCCGCATCTGGCATTTCAATGGGCCCGTCGTTCCAGCGTTCCCTATCACGCCGAACACCGCAATCTGTTGGTCGATGCGTTTATGGGCGGCTTCTGGGTCGCCGCCATGCATTTCAATCCACTGCCCAGTGCCACCACCATCTCGATGATGGCGATGAACAACGTCGCCATCGGCGGCTTGCGTTTTCTCGCCGCAGGCCTTGCGGCGCAGATCCTTGGCATCGGCGTCGGCCTGGTGGTTTTCGCCCCGGCGTTCATTCCGCAAACCTCGCCGTTGCAGCTGTACGCGTGCCTGCCGTTGTTGATGCTGTACCCGTTGGCATTGGGCTGGATCTGCTTTCGCCAGGCCTACACGCTGGGGCTGCACAAGCGTGAGTTGCTGGCGCTGAGCCGCACCGACAGCCTCACCGGCTTGCTCAACCATGGTGCCTGGAAGGATCAGCTGGAAATCGAATTTCAACGTTGCCGCCGGCAGCAACAGGGCGCGGCGATTGCCTTGATCGACATCGATCATTTCAAGGCGATCAACGATACCTACGGTCACGTGGCCGGCGACATCGTGCTCCGTCAGTTGAGCAAGATGCTCAAGCAGAACCTGCGCGCCGCGGACGTGGCCGGGCGTTACGGCGGTGACGAGTTCTGCGTGATTCTGCCGGACCTGCCGCTGTTCAATGCCGCCCAGGCCATGGAAGCCTTGCGCGAGCGTTTCGCCACCCTGGGTTACGAACAGAACCCGGCGCTCAAGGTCAGCCTCAGCATTGGCCTGGCCGCTTACGACCCGGCCCATGGCGATGCGACCCGTTGGCTTAACGATGCGGATCAGGCGCTGTACGAGGCCAAGGCCAGCGGGCGCAATCGGGTGATCTGCAACAGTGATGATCGGCCGAAGCGCGAAGTGCTCGATTCGGTCTGACTGCCCACAACAATTCCCTTTGTAGGCCTTCGCCTGCTCGCGATAGCAGTCTATCAGTAACCCGGATGTTGACCGATATAACGCTATCGCGAGCAGGCTCACTCCTACAGGTGTTCGGTGTCGGTCGGGGGAGATGTCGCATCCGGTATAGAGCCTTGCGTCGATGTCAGGTACGGTTGAATCCCCCCGACGCGAACCAAGGATCGATTCATGACGTTCTCATTTTCCCGCTCTCTGCTGGCCGCCAGCCTCGGCCTGTCTCTCGCCTTCAGCACCGCCAGCGCCTTCGCCGAACCGCACAAGCAAGTGCTGGCCGATGCCGAACAGTATCAGCCCGAAGCCCTGAAACTGCTGGAACGGCTGGTCAACATCGACTCCGGTTCCGGTTATGAACCGGGGTTGAAACAAGTCAGCGAGATTGCCATCGACGAGCTGAAAAAACTCGGCGCAACCATCGAGCTGGTGCCCAATACTCCGGAAAAATCCAACCACGTGCTGGCAACGTTCAAAGGCACCGGCAAGGCAAAAATCCTCCTGATGGCGCACATGGACACGGTGTTCAAGGAAGGCTCCGCCGCCGAGCGCCCGTTCCGTATCAAGGACGGCCGCGCTTACGGGCCGGGGGTGATGGATGACAAGGGCGGCATCGTCGCAGGGATCTACGCGCTGAAAATTCTGAAGAACCTCGACTTCAAGGACTACGCGCAAATCACCTTCCTGCTCGACGCCAGCGAAGAAACCGGCTCGGACGTCGCCACCGATCTGATCAAGAAAACCGCCAAGGCCCACGACGTGACCCTCAACCTTGAGCCGGGACGTCCGGCCGATGGTCTGGTGGTGTGGCGCAAGGGCAGCGCGACGGCGTTGGTCGAGGTCAAAGGCAAGGCTGCGCATGCCGGCGTTGCGCCGGAGCTGGGGCGTAACGCGGCGATGGAGGCCGCGCACCAGATTCTGCAACTGGGCAAACTCGGCGACGAGGCGAAGAAAACCACCATCAACTTCACCGTGCTCCAGGCCGGCGATCGCACCAACGTGATCCCGGATCACGCGACGGCCAAGGCTGACGTGCGCGCGGCGGTGCCGGAAGAGTTCGACCGGATCGAGAAAGACCTGGCGCGGGTCTCGCAGGACAAGTTGATCGCCGAAACCGAAGTCACCACCAGCCTCAAGCGCGGCTTGCCACCCATGCCACAGACAGCGGAGTCGGATCGTTTGATGGCCATGGCCCAGGGAATTTACGGCGAGATCGGCCGCAAGCTGACTGAAGAGGGCAGCGGTGGCGCGGCGGATGCCAGCCTGTCGGCCGGGGTCGGTACACCGACGCTGGATGGTTTCGGGATTGTTGGCGGCAATATTCACACGCCGGAGGAATACGCCGAAGTAGCGAGCGTGACGCCGCGGATTTATCTGTTGTCGCGGATGATCATGGAATTGGCCAAGCGCTGAGCCGGTAGCCACAAACCGGCGGTGTTGCGGCTGACGTCTTCGCGAGCAGGCTCGCTCCCACAGGGATTTGTATTCGCCGCAAGTCCAATGTGAGAGCCTGCTCGCGATGGCGTCAGCCCATTCAAAACTCGTACTGCCTGACTCACCGCTTTCGCGAGCAAGCTCGCTCCGACATTGGAGCTGTCGAACACGAATGCGGTGTTCACTGAACATCTACTGTGGGGGCGGGCTTGCTCGCGAAGAGGTCAGACCAGGCTGCACCTTATTCCTTCACGCTCATGTATTCCTTCGCCCAGAGAATGTAATCCTCAGGCTGGGTGTAGGTGTGCGTCAGCTCGGTGGCGTTCAGGTCCGAGGCCTGGGTGAAGATCTGCCGCTGCTCGCGCAGGCTGTCATAGGTGGCCTTGATCGCGGCGAAATATGCGCCGTGACCGTCGATGGTCACGCGCACGCCCAGTTCGGCCAGACGCTTGTCGTCGCGCAGCGCCGGGTTGCCGTAGGTGACCAGCATCAGCGGCACGCTCAGGTGTTCGGCGATCTGTTCGAGCTGATCGAAGTCCTGCACCCCGACCATGCAGATGCCGTCGGCACCGGCGGCCTGGTATTGCTTGGTGCGGCTGATGATTTCCTGGTTCGGCAGGATGCCGGCGTTGGTGCGGGCGATGATCGCCATTTCCGCATCGACCCGGGCTTCCAGCGCCGCGCGGATCTTGCCGACGCCTTCGGCGACCGAGATCAGGTCAGTGGATTTGCGGCCGAATTGCGCCGGCAGCAGGGTGTCTTCGATGGTCAGGGCGGCGACGCCGGCACGTTCCAGTTCAACGATGGTACGCATCACGTTGAGGGCGTTGCCGTAGCCGTGGTCGGCGTCGGCGATCACCGGCAATTGGGCGACGCGGCCGATACGGGTGGCCTGTTCGGCGAATTCGCTGAGGGTGATCAGGGCAAAGTCGGGGGCGCCCAGCACTTGCAACGAGGCCACGGAGCCGCCGAGGATCCCCACTTCAAAACCGAGGTCGGCGGCAATGCGCGCGGACATCGGGTCGAACACCGAGGCGGTGTGGTAGCAGGTGTCGGAAGCCAGCAATTGACGGAAGTTACGGCGCAAATCTTGATGGGAAAGCCTGGTCATACGAGTTCCACCAATACAAAGGAATGGAACGGCTTGAGCAAAGGTGTCAACGCCGAAGAATGAAAAGGCTATCACGCGAATGGGTCAAGGTTCATGACGAATTTGCGCGGGAGAAGGGGATTCAGGCCGCTACTGCCTGTTGCTGTTGCCTGGGCAGCAGCACCGCGCGCACCGAGTTGCCCGGTTGCAGCTGCAGGCGCTTGGCGGTGAGGCGGTCGACCACCAGGGTATTGCCGACCTGACGGCCGGGGGCCACGGTGATGCGGCAGTTTTCCAGGCGACGGTTGTGGATCAGCCACAACGGCGCCTGATCATCTGGTGTGCCGAGGCTCAGGGCCAGCGCGAGACTGTCGCGCACGGTACGAATGTTCGGGATCGCGGCTTCAATGACCGGGCCGCCGTCGAAGATGTCGATGTAGCCCTTATGCACAAAACCTTCTTCGCGCAGGATCTTCAGCGCCGGTTCGGTGTTGGGGTGCGGTTGGCTGATGACCGCTTGTGCCTGTTCGGTGAGCAGGCAGGTGTACAGCGGCTGGCGTGGCATCAGTTCGGCGATGAACGACTTGTTGCCCAAGCCCGACAAATGGTCGGCGTGGCTGAAATCCATCTTGAAAAAGTGCCGCCCCAGGCTGTCCCAGAACGGCGAGCAGCCGAGTTCATCGGCACTGCCGCGCAGTTCGGCGATCATCTTCTCGCCAAACAGCTGCGGAAATTCAGCCACGAACAGCAGACGTCCGAGCGACAGTAACCGACCATTGCTACCTTGGCGGTGCTGCGGATGCAGGAACAGCGAACACAGTTCCGACTGGCCGGTCAGCTCGTTATTGAGAAACAGGGTAGGGATCTGTCGCGAAATACCCAGATCCGGCGATGAAGTCACGGTCAACCCGACCCGGTAGTTGTACCACGGCTCACGCAGACCCACCGCCCCGGTCAGGGCGCTGACACCGACCACGCGCAGGTCGTCGTCTTCGAGCACGAACAGATAATCGGCGTCGGCTCGCTCCACTTGCTCGGCGAACGCACGCTGGGCCCAGCGTACGCGGTGGGCGAGGCGGTCTTCATTGGCCGGCAGGGTGGTGAACCCCGGGCCGGCCTGTTGCACCAAGGTCATCAGTGCTGGCAGGTCGCTGACTTTGACCGGACGGACGATCATGCGGTAACTCCTTGTACGCGCCTGTTCGGGCACTGTCGTTGGGTGTGCAGCCGGGCGCGGCTCACAGGGCTATCAGCCTGATCGTGCTGCCATCGGTGACATTCAGCGCCGCACATAACTGCGGCGTGAGGGACAGCGGTTGATCGGGTTGGTAATCCAGTTCGGCGACGATGGCCCGGAAGCCGTGCAGCGCGTCGTTGCTCAACAGATAGCGGCCCCGGGCGTCGATCTGTGCTTGCTGGCGCACGCTGGCGATCCGGCTGCGGGCAATCGAACGGATGTTCGCGGTGCGCGCATACAGGGTCGGGCCGGCGTCGAACAGATCAATGTAGCTGTTGGTTTCGAAGCCCTCACGCTCGAGGATGTCGAAGGCTTCCTGGCCGTCGGGGTGAATCCGGCCGATGCATTCCTGTGCGGCCGGGGGCAGCATCGGCACGTAAATCGGGTATTGCGGCATCAGTTCGGCGAGAAACGTGCGGCTTTGCAGGCCGCACAGACGCTCGGCCTCGACGTAGGGCAGGTCGAAGAAATGCTTGCCGAGTGCGTCCCAGAACGGCGAGTGACCGTTCTCGTCGCTGTAGCCGACGATTTCGGTGATCACCGCATCGGCGAAACGTTGCTCGTGGGCGGCGATGAACAGCAGCCGCGCCCGCGACAGCAATTCGGAAAAGGCGCTGCGCACCAGCGCGTTATCGATGTGAAAGCCGCGCAGCAGCGTGTGGTCGTTGAGGTCGTGACACAGCGACAGCGCCGGCACCCCGTGCTCGATGTTCAATTCTCGCGAGGCGCTGGTGAAGTGCCGATTGCGCAGGCTGTAGAACGGCTCGTTGAAACCGGCAGTGGCGAGGATTTCCGAGCAGCCGACCAGCCGCTGACGGTCGAGGTCTTCCAGCACGAAGAAGTAGTTCTCCGGGCCTTGCGCCTGAATGTCGCTGTCGAACGAGGCGCAGGAGCCGGCGATTTTTTCGCGCAGGCGCTCGCTGTCGTCCGGCAGCGACGTGACGCCGACCAGACTGTCGCGGGCCAGTTGCTGCAATTGCGGCAGGTCGGTTGGCGCGACCGGGCGTAAGACCAGCATGGATGCACTCCTGTATCAAAGGGTTCGGTGATCCCCACCGAACCTGACTATCACTGTCGGTTGCCACGCTTTAAAGCGGCGGTCGCCTGATTTATTGTCAGACGCCGCTCTTTTTCTTGTCAGCCATTGCTCGGGTCAGGCAGCGCGGTGCTGGCGCCGAGCTTGTTCAGGAAGAACAGGTACACCAGGCCCAGGGCGATCCAGATCAGGCCGAGTTTCTGTGCATCGACGCCCATGTTGTACATGATGGCGGCGACGATGATGAAGCCGATCACCGGGCAGATCAGATGGCGTACGACCTGACCGGACTTCTGCCGACGCCAGTAGTAGTTGATCACCGTCAGGTGCAGCAGCATGAAACCGCTGAGGGCACCGAAGTTGACCAGCGAGGTCAGGGTGTCGACCGAATTGATGAACAGGTAGCAGATCACCAGCGACAGCACCGCCACCAGGTAAATGCTCAGGTACGGGGTGTTGTGTTTCGGGTGCACCTTGGCCAGCACTTTCGGCAATTTGCCGTCGCGGGCCATGCCGAACAGCAGACGCGACACGGCGGCTTGCGAGGTGATCGCCACCGCGACGCCCCAGGCCAGTGCGGTCGCCACACCGGTCAGGGTTGCCAGCCAGCTGCCGGCAGCCATTTCAGCAATTTCATAGAACGCAGTGTCGGCAGACTTGAAGCCCATGCCGGCGGCCAGATCGGTGGCGATCCAGGTCTGTACGACGAAAATCGCGCCCATCACCACCAGGGTAATCAGTGCGGCTTTGCCGACGCTTTTGCCCGGGTCGCCTTTGATTTCTTCGGCGAGGGTCGAGATCGCATCGAAGCCGAGGAACGACAGCACCGCAATCGACACAGCTTGCATCAGCAGGGCGAAGTTGAACGTTTCCGGGTGATACAGCGGCGCCAGGGTCAGTTCGCCGTTACCGCCACCGTTGTGTAGGGCATTCCAGGCGTAGAACAGAAAAATCCCCAGCACGACAAGCTGTGCCAGCAGGAAAACGATGTTCATCCGTGCGGTGAAGGTGATGCCGCGCAGGTTGACGAAGGTCGCGCTGACCAGGAACGCCAGAATGAAACCGACCTTCGGGATATCCGGGTACAGGTGGTTCAGAGCCATCGCCGCGTAGACGTACAGCAGCGGCGGAATCAGCAGGTAGTCGAGCAGCATCAGCCAGCCGGCGATGAAACCAACGTGCTGATTGAGGCCGCGCTGTGCGTAGGAATACACGGAACCTGCGATCGGAAACGCCCGCGCCATGCTGCCGTAGCTCAGCGCGGTGAACAGCATCGCGACCATGCCGATGATGTAGGCCAGCGGCACCATCCCGGGCGCCTCGGCATTGACGTAGCCATACACGCCGAAGGGGGCGATGGGGATCATGAAGATCATCCCGTACACCACCAGGTCGGTCAGTGTCAGGCTACGTTTCAACTCCTGTTTGTAGCCGAATTCTTCTATTTCCATGAAGCGCAACTCCTTGTCAGCCTATCCAGCGTTATTAGTTGTTATGTCGATCCGTCGTTTATCGCGTCAGCAGTCTCTACAGCATTCGTTACAACAGCGGCGCCAGGCGCTCGGCCCACAGTGATACGGCTTCGGGGCTGCGCAACAGGTCGTTGCGCACTTCGATCAGCACCGACTCCAGCCCTCGGGCATCGCCGTGCACCGGCACGGTCATGTCGCCCAGCGGATCAATCCGGTACGGCTGGTTGCCCGCGATCTTCAGCGGGTACTGGTCGAGGCCGTCGATCACCCGTTGCGCGTAGGCGCTGGCCTGGCCGAACAGCACACCGACTTCCAGCGGGCGCGGCTGGCCGTAATACACCGGGGTAAAACTGTGAATCCCTACCACCCGCACCGCTTGACCCTGCGCCACGCGCTCGTCGATCAGGGTCTGCAGCCGGGCGTGAAACGGTTTGAACAGGTTCTGGCGCCGGTATTCGCGTGTGGCTTCATCCAGATCGCGGTTGCCGGGCACCTGATAAATCTCGCTCTGCGCCGGGATGCTGTCCGGGGCATGCCGGGGCCGATTGAGGTCGATCAGCAGCCGTGAATAATTGGCGCTCAACAACGTCGCCCCGAGTGTTTCCGAGAGCTTTTCAGCCAGTTGCAGTGCGCCGATGTCCCAGGCGATGTGCTCGCGCGCGGCTGCATCGTCCAGGCCCAGATTGTTCAGGGCGTCGGGGATGTAGCGGCTGGCGTGCTCACACACCAGGATCAACGGATGCGATGAATCTTCACGGCTCAGGTTGTAGACCGGGCGGGTGTACAACCCCAGCTCGGTGGATTCAGTACAGGCGTGCATAGTGCTCACACAGGTCAGCGGGCGAGAGCTGTTCCGTCAGCGCCAGTTCCTCGGTTTTAAGGGCGTGGTAAGTGTCGAGCAACGGCTTGGGCAGCCATTGGTTGAAGGCTGCACTGTCACGCAGGCAATCCAGCGCCTGGGCCAGCGAGGCGGGCAGGGCTACGATGCCCCGGGCCTTGCGTTGCTCGTCGTTGAGTGAATCGGGAATTTCATCGGTGATCGCGTTCAGCGCCAGACGCTGTTCGATGCCCAGCCGTCCGGCAATCAGTAGTGCGGCCATCGCCAGGTGCGGCGAGGCGGTGGCGTCCATGGCACGGAATTCCAGGTTGTACTGCGCCGCCACGGATTTGCCGCCCAGGCTCACGGTCGGGCAGATGCGCAACGCCGCTTCGCGGTTCTGCTGCCCCAGACACGCGTAGGACGCGCTCCAGTGATGTGGCTGCAAACGCTCGTACGACACCGGCGTCGGCGCGGTGAAGGCACACAGCGCCGGCAGGTAATGCAGGATCCCGGCGGCCCAATGCTGGCCGAGGGTCGACAGACCGTTGCTGGTGCCGGCGTCGTAAAGCATCGGCAGACCTTGCAGATCGAGCAGGCTGACGTGCAGGTGCACGCCATTGCACACTGCGTCAGCCTTGGTTTTCGGCGCGAAGCTGACGTCGACGCCCATTTGCCGGGCGATTTCGCGGGTGATCTCGCGCACGTTCACCGCGCGATCCGCCGCCGCTACACCAAGGGTCGGGCGGCAGGTGATTTCGTATTGATGCTTGCCGTATTCGGGCAGGAACATTTCCGGCTCGACGCCGCCGGCGCGCAGGGCGCTGAGCAGCCAGCCGCCGAATTCGGCGCCCTGACGCTGGGCTTCAAGGGTGAACGCCAGATGCTCGGTAAAACCGGCATGCAGGTTGAATTCGTGTTCGAACGCCGCGTTGACCTGCAAGCCGAGGTCGTCGCGATAGCGTTCGATTTCATCGCGCAACAAGGTGCGCGGGCAGGCGCTCCACGGGCGGCCGTCGGTCTCGCGGATGTCGCCGTGGATGAAGTCCAGCGCCGGTGCAGCGGCGTCCGGGCCGTTGCCGACGGTGACGCGGCTGGCAAGATCAGGGAT
Coding sequences within it:
- a CDS encoding N-formylglutamate amidohydrolase, yielding MHACTESTELGLYTRPVYNLSREDSSHPLILVCEHASRYIPDALNNLGLDDAAAREHIAWDIGALQLAEKLSETLGATLLSANYSRLLIDLNRPRHAPDSIPAQSEIYQVPGNRDLDEATREYRRQNLFKPFHARLQTLIDERVAQGQAVRVVGIHSFTPVYYGQPRPLEVGVLFGQASAYAQRVIDGLDQYPLKIAGNQPYRIDPLGDMTVPVHGDARGLESVLIEVRNDLLRSPEAVSLWAERLAPLL
- a CDS encoding arginine N-succinyltransferase, which translates into the protein MLVLRPVAPTDLPQLQQLARDSLVGVTSLPDDSERLREKIAGSCASFDSDIQAQGPENYFFVLEDLDRQRLVGCSEILATAGFNEPFYSLRNRHFTSASRELNIEHGVPALSLCHDLNDHTLLRGFHIDNALVRSAFSELLSRARLLFIAAHEQRFADAVITEIVGYSDENGHSPFWDALGKHFFDLPYVEAERLCGLQSRTFLAELMPQYPIYVPMLPPAAQECIGRIHPDGQEAFDILEREGFETNSYIDLFDAGPTLYARTANIRSIARSRIASVRQQAQIDARGRYLLSNDALHGFRAIVAELDYQPDQPLSLTPQLCAALNVTDGSTIRLIAL
- the astA gene encoding arginine N-succinyltransferase, translating into MIVRPVKVSDLPALMTLVQQAGPGFTTLPANEDRLAHRVRWAQRAFAEQVERADADYLFVLEDDDLRVVGVSALTGAVGLREPWYNYRVGLTVTSSPDLGISRQIPTLFLNNELTGQSELCSLFLHPQHRQGSNGRLLSLGRLLFVAEFPQLFGEKMIAELRGSADELGCSPFWDSLGRHFFKMDFSHADHLSGLGNKSFIAELMPRQPLYTCLLTEQAQAVISQPHPNTEPALKILREEGFVHKGYIDIFDGGPVIEAAIPNIRTVRDSLALALSLGTPDDQAPLWLIHNRRLENCRITVAPGRQVGNTLVVDRLTAKRLQLQPGNSVRAVLLPRQQQQAVAA
- a CDS encoding glutamine synthetase, which produces MSERLTPLPMTTIVTTDLIGITRGRSFPTDELEHYQAAGCGWVPANSALTPQDIIASTNPWGAYGDLRLIPDLASRVTVGNGPDAAAPALDFIHGDIRETDGRPWSACPRTLLRDEIERYRDDLGLQVNAAFEHEFNLHAGFTEHLAFTLEAQRQGAEFGGWLLSALRAGGVEPEMFLPEYGKHQYEITCRPTLGVAAADRAVNVREITREIARQMGVDVSFAPKTKADAVCNGVHLHVSLLDLQGLPMLYDAGTSNGLSTLGQHWAAGILHYLPALCAFTAPTPVSYERLQPHHWSASYACLGQQNREAALRICPTVSLGGKSVAAQYNLEFRAMDATASPHLAMAALLIAGRLGIEQRLALNAITDEIPDSLNDEQRKARGIVALPASLAQALDCLRDSAAFNQWLPKPLLDTYHALKTEELALTEQLSPADLCEHYARLY
- a CDS encoding APC family permease — translated: MEIEEFGYKQELKRSLTLTDLVVYGMIFMIPIAPFGVYGYVNAEAPGMVPLAYIIGMVAMLFTALSYGSMARAFPIAGSVYSYAQRGLNQHVGFIAGWLMLLDYLLIPPLLYVYAAMALNHLYPDIPKVGFILAFLVSATFVNLRGITFTARMNIVFLLAQLVVLGIFLFYAWNALHNGGGNGELTLAPLYHPETFNFALLMQAVSIAVLSFLGFDAISTLAEEIKGDPGKSVGKAALITLVVMGAIFVVQTWIATDLAAGMGFKSADTAFYEIAEMAAGSWLATLTGVATALAWGVAVAITSQAAVSRLLFGMARDGKLPKVLAKVHPKHNTPYLSIYLVAVLSLVICYLFINSVDTLTSLVNFGALSGFMLLHLTVINYYWRRQKSGQVVRHLICPVIGFIIVAAIMYNMGVDAQKLGLIWIALGLVYLFFLNKLGASTALPDPSNG